The nucleotide window ATCGCCGCACCGATTCTGATCGCGTTGTTCCTCACCGAGATCCTCCTGGGTCTCGCATCGCGGGCCGCACCGAAACTCAACATCATGGCCATCGGCTTCGGGGTGAAGACGCTGGTGACGTTCATGCTGTTGGGGGCCGCGCTGCCGCTGGTGGCCTACTTCACCGGGCAACTCCTCCAGAAGTCGCTGGGCTCGATGAGCGCGATCGTGGGCGGAGGCTGACGTGGCGGGAGGTGACAAGCATTCAAAGACCGAGGCCCCGACACAGAAGCGCAAGAAGGAGGCCCGCAAGGACGGACAGGTCATCCGCTCGGAGGACTTTGTCACCTGGGCTTCGGTGCTGGTTGCCACGATGGTCATGCCCATGCTGGTCCGCAACGGTTCCAACGCGGCACGAGATGCGCTGGCGATGATGTTGCAGGTGGCCCGCCGCCCTGATGAAGGGGTGCTTGTGAGTTCGGTGGGCGAGGTCATGACCTCGACGCTGGGCGCCATCATGCCGACGGTGGTGATCATGATGGTCATCGCCGTCGTCGGCAACATGGCCCAGGTCGGCCTCTTGCTCACCGGTAAACCGTTGAGGCCGAAATTCGATCGTCTGAATCCGCTCAAAGGGTTCAAACGAATGTTCTCCGTGCAAAGCGTCTGGGGAACGATCACCGCGCTGCTGAAGCTCACGGTGATCGTCGCGGTTGCCTACACGACGCTGCGTTCGTCGATTGCGGAGTTGGTCGCAGCATCTCCCCGGTCGATCTCCTCGCTGCTCGCCGAGGCTGCCTCGATGTCGATCTCCCTGGTTCGCACGATCGCCATCGCCGCGCTCCTGCTCGCAGCGTTCGACTACGCGTTCCAACGTTGGAAGCAGTACCGCGACATGCGGATGACGAAACAGGAGATCAAACAGGAGAGCCGGGATTCCGAAGGCGATCCGCACGTGAAGGGTCGACAGCGCCAGCTGCGCATGCAGGCGTCGCGCAACCGAATGTTGGCCGCCATCAAAGATGCGAACGTCGTCATCACCAACCCGACCCACGTGGCGATCGCCATCGAATACAAGGCGTCCTACGGCGTCCCTCGCGTCGTGGCACGAGGGGTCGACGCGTTGGCGATGAAGATCAAAGCGGAGGCGGCGACCCACAACATTCCTCAGGTCGAGTCGCGGCCCTTGGCCCGAACGCTCTACGCGCTGTGTCGTGTGGGAGAGGAGATCCCGCCGGAGTTGTATCAGGCCGTTGCGACGGTGTTGGCGTTCATCCAGCGCCTTTCCGATGCGCAGAGGACCTACGTATCGACCTTCGACCTTCACGTGCCGGACTCCTGGAGCGCAGACGGCGTGACGCCCGAGCGCGTCTCGCCGACGCGTCGCAAGATGTTGGAGCGACAGGCGGCCAAACATGCGACGTGAGCGGGTCCCTGGGTCGGGTGGCCCAGGAAATCATCGCGACCGCCTCAAGAATCCCGGCGAGTTGCCGAAGGGAAAGGACCTTCATGACGAAGGCGATGACCCGGCACGGAGGCCGTTGCGCGGACGCAGATGCGTCCGATTCGTTTGGCACGCACGGGAGCATTCGTGAAGGAAAACAAGCTCGGCCTCGGCGCAGCAGCCTTCCCGTTCGCCGTCATCGCCGTCGTGGCGCTCATGGTGCTGCCGATTCCGACGCATCTGCTCGACGTGTTGTTGGCCTTCAACCTGGGCCTCGCCATGTTGATGTTGTTGGCGTCGTTGAACGTCAAGCGGGCGCTCGACTTCTCGGCGTTCCCATCGCTGCTGCTCATCGCCACCCTGTTCCGCCTCGGCCTGAACGTCAGCACCTCACGGCTGATCCTCTCGCACGGGGATGCAGGCGAGGTCATCGAAGCATTCGGCAACTTCGTCGTCGGTGGCTCACTCGTCGTCGGCCTCGTCGTGTTCTTCATCCTGGTGATCATCCAGTTCGTCGTCATCACCAACGGTGCCACCCGCGTTGCCGAGGTCGCCGCCCGGTTCACCCTCGACGCGATGCCCGGCAAGCAGATGGCGATCGACGCCGACCTCAACGCCGGGGTCATCGACGACGACGAGGCGCGGCGACGGCGCGAGGATGTCGCCGGAGAGTCCGACTTCTACGGCGCGATGGACGGTGCGTCGAAGTTCGTCAAGGGCGACGCCATCGCCGCGGTGATCATCACCGCGGTCAACCTCATCGGCGGACTGCTGGTAGGTGTTCTCCAAAAGGGCATGGACGTCGGCGATGCGGTGAGCACCTACTCGTTGCTCACCGTCGGCGACGGCCTTGTGTCGCAGATCCCTGCACTGTTGGTGTCGATTTCCTCGGGTCTGATCATCACCCGAGCAGCGAGCAGCGGCGACCTCGGTAGCGATGTGATGGCGCAGTTCGCCCGTCAGCATCAGGCGTTGCTGATCGGTGGCGTCTCCCTCATCGCCATGGGCTTGGTGCCCGGGCTGCCGACCCTGCCGTTCTTCGTCGTCGGAGGGCTGCTGGTTGTTCTGTCTCGCAGGATGTCCGCCGCTGCCGATGCATCGGACCGGGCGGCCGCCGAGGCTCCGGCCCACCTCGAAGAGGAGGCCGATCCGAACTCGCCGGCCGAACTGACCCGGGCACTGCGCGTTGAACCGATCGGGCTGGAGCTGTCGATCGACCTGGTCGACCTCGTCGATCCCGGGTCGAACGGCGACCTGTTGGACCGGGTGCAGGCGCTTCGTCGAAAGCTCGTCGAGGAACTGGGCATCGTCATTCCGCCGGTGAGGACGCGTGACAACGTCGAGCTCGACCTCGGGACCTACGTGATACGGATTCACGGGGTGGAAGTGGCGCGAGGGATCGCCCCTGCGGGCAAGCTTCTCGTGATCGCCGACGACCTCAGCGTGTTCCCCGGTATGGAAGTGCTCGAACCCGTCTTCGGGCTTCCATCGAAGTGGGTGGGGCCAGAGCTGCGGTCGATGGCCGAAGCGATGGGCGCCACCGTCATCGACCGTTCGTCGGTGATCACGACCCATCTGGCCGAGGTGGCTCGCGAGCACGCCCCCGAGCTGTTGAGCCGCCAAGATGTCAAGACCCTCGTCGACCTGGTCCGCTCGACCGACAGCGCCGTGGTCGAGGACCTGATGGCCGCGGGGGTGAGCCTCGCCGAGACCCAGCAGGTACTCATGAGTCTGCTCGCCGAACAGGTTCCGATCCGGGATCTGTCGCGGATCCTCGAGGTCATCAGCGAGCGTTCGCGTCTGACCCGCGATACCGAGTTGTTGGTCGAGGCCGTGCGTCAATCGCTGGGCCCGGCGATCTGCGCGTCGAACGCCCGCAACGGTCACCTCGCGGTCATCACCCTCGACCCGCTCATCGAACAGGGGTTGCTGGGGTCGCTGCAACGCAACGAGACAGGGTCGTTCCTCGCCCTCGACCCCGACACCGCGTCGCGGGTCGGCCAAGCGATCATGAGCCAGCTTCGCAGTGCCGAACAACTCGGCCATGAACCGGTGCTCGTCTGTGCGCCGAGTCTACGGCCCGCCATGCGAAGCTTCCTCGCCCGGACCATTCCTCACATGCCGGTGTTGTCCTATGAAGAACTCGCCGATCACCTCACGATCGACGCGCTCGGCTCGGTGACCCTGGAGGCCAGCAATGCATGACCAAGCGCTCCTCGATATCGAAGGAGTCGCCGACCCCGAGGTGTCGACCCGATATCTGCAGTACGAGGGGTTCCCACTCGAAGCGGTGCTCGCCCGGGTCACGGCCGAACACGGGCCGTCCGCCACGATCACCGCGGCCGAACGCGTGCGGCGCGGCGGCGTTCGTGGCTTCTTCGCCCGCGAGGTGTTCCAGGTGGTCGTCGCCGTGCCCGACGACGCGGAGATCGATCCCGAGGACGTCGACGGTGCGCTGGGTCTCGAACTCGGGGAATCGGCTGAGTTCGGCGACGATCTCGTCGAGGAGGACTCCGAGCCGATCGACCTCACCGTGGGAGCCTTCGCGACCGATCAGCGCGTCGGTGGTCCGCAGGACGACGAGCTGTGGGCGTTGCTCGCGGCGCCGTTGCCGCGGGACCCAGAGCCTCGCGCTGCGGATCGTCGAGGGCAGCCGGGCTCCACCGTCGTCCCCCCGCCGTATCCGGGTGCGCCCGGCACCCCAACCGACCCACACCTGATCCGACTCGCGCCGCCGCCGCCTCGCTGGCCGTCGACCCACCAGGAACCGCTGGTCGACGCCGTGGTTGAACCGGTGGTCGAGGCGGGGGTGGCCTCGCTGCCCTTCGTCGTCGACGTCGTCGAATCCGAAGCGATCCTCGCCGAACTGGTGCAACCGCTGAAGTCGCTCGGACCGATCGCCTCGACGACGCTCGTCGCCGGCCCGGCCCGCCGGTCGGGAGTCGAGTCGATCGCCGAACCCCGCGCCGAGGTCGTACGCGCCGAAGCGGTGCGTCATGCCAAAGCAGCGTTTCGGGCGAGTGAACCGTCACGCCCAGTCGTTTCGTCCCGTGCCGGCGGGCCCGAGGTGGACCTGTCGGCCATGCTGGGAGCCCTCGAGACCTCACTCGTAGCGGTTCCCGCACCGCCTGCGGCCGGGGTCATAGCGCTCGTCGGCGACCTCGCGGAAATCATCACCGCTGCGCAGAGCCTGGCGCGGCATCTGGGGGTGGCGGCCCACGATGTGCACGTTGTCGCTCGCGGTGCGTCGGCTTCGCCGGTCCTCGGCGTGGTCCGGCCACGCTCCGACGCGGCACGAAACCCGCAGAACCGGACCCTCGTCGCCATCGAACTGGCGGCCGGCCGCGACGGGCACGAGTGGACGCGCTCGGCGTTGGCAGCCCTCGATCCTCGTCAGATTCGATTCGTCGCCGACGCTCGTCGGTATCTTTCCCATCAGCATTTCAGCGTTGCCGCGGTGGGAGGGGTCGACGTGGTCGACCTGAGTGGGGTTGGGGCGCTTGCCGAACCCGCCGATGCTCTGGCACTTGGTGTGCCGGTCGCGACCATCGACGGGCGCGGGGCAACCCCCGAAATGTGGGCGGCAGTGTTGCTGGCCCATCGCTGTTCACAACGACAAGGCACCACCTGGAGTGGTGCGGAGGATGAGTAGTGTCATGAGTGTGTTGGTCCGGTCAGAACGGTTCGGCGATGTCGAGTGTGACGATGCTGCAACCGTCGTGTTCCCCGATGGCCTACTCGGCTTCGAGGAAGAACGCGAGTTCGTGGTGATGCCCGCCGACCCGGAGGGTATCTACAGCTGGTTGCAGTCGACCCGGACGCCGTCGTTGGCATTCCTGACGACGTCTCCGACGTGCTTCTTCGCCGACTATGCGGTCGAGATCGACGACGCGGAGGTGGCGGAGATCGAGATCCTGGATGAGTCCGAGGCGATGGTGCTGGCGATCGTGACGATCGCCGAGGATCGAGCCACTGCCAACCTGCTCGGCCCTATTGTGGTCAACACCCGGACGCGCCGGGCTCGCCAGGTCGTCCTCGCCGACTCCACCTGGTCGACCAAGGAACTGTTGGGCGAGTTCTAGATGCTGGTTCTGTCACGTCGGACGAACGAATCGATCATCGTCAACGGCAACATCACGATCACGGTGTTGGAGATCCGCGGCGACCACATACGCATCGGGATTGATGCCCCGCGCGAGATCTCGGTTCATCGCGAAGAGATCCACGCCGAGTTAGCCCGCGCCAACAAGGCAGCGACCGGCTCTCGCGCCGCCGACGTCGCCCGTCTTCCCCGGCCAGGAGTCTGACTCGCACGACCCCCGATCCGGCGATTATCCCGGTGTCGCTGGCGGAGGTGTGGCGACCGTCGCCTGGCGAACCGACAGTGCGATGCGGCGCTTGTCGAGATCGACCGACAGCACTTTGACGACGATGGCCTCGCCGGGGGTGACCAGCTCGTCGGGTCGGTACCCCGGGAGTTCGGACAGCTCGGACAGGTGCACGAGGCCGACAATCTCGCCGTCGTTGAGTTGGGCGAACACCCCATAGTCGACGAAGCGGGTGACGGTGGCGTGGTGTACCGAGCCGATCTCGAGCGAGGCATACGGGTCGGGTTGGCGTCGTCGCAGCGACAACCCGATGCGGCGCTTCGATTTCTGCACCTCGATGACCTCGGTCTCGATCTCATCGCCGACGCTGAGGTACTGGGACACCTTTGAGACGCGACCCCATGACACTTCGCTGCGATGCAGAAGGGCGCGGACGCCGTCGATGTCGATGTATGCGCCGTAGTCGAGGAGCTGGGTGACGCGTCCGGTGACGACATCGCCGACCTTCACCCGCGAAAACACATCGCGTTCGACCTGGCGTCGTTGGCGGCGCAGGTGGTCGCGTCGCGAGACCACGACCCGGTCGAGTGCACGGTCGAGCTCAGTGACGATCACCGTGACCTCGGTCCCGACGAGCTTTTCGGGCTCCATTGCCTCGGGATCCTGGGGGCCGTGCTCGCCGATCATCGAGCTGGGAAGGAACGCCCGAAGCCCGAGGTCGACGAGAAGTCCGCCCTTGATGGTGCGTTCGACAGTGCCCGTGAGCGGCTCGCCCGACGCCTTGGCAGCCTCAACGCGTTCCCAGTGGCGCAACTTGCGCGCCCACGAATTGCTCAGCGCGACGCGTTCTCGCGGATCTTCGCGGGCGAGGACTGCGGCGTCGATCGTCGAACCCGCCGTGGGGACGGGTCGGTCGCGATACTCGCTGCGGGCGATGACGCCGATGCGGCCATCGGCCAACTTCACCTCGATCTCCGCGTCGTGGACGGCGGTGACGATCACCTCGATCACCCGGCCGACTGTTGAGCCCGGTGCAGGGGTTCGCACACCGGCGGTCGGCGGCGCCGGCGGGTGCTGCGGTGTTGACCACGACGAGGAGGGCGAAGTCGGCACGTAGTCAGTTTGCCTGAGAGCCACCGAAAATGCGCCGGATTCTCTCTACGGGTACGCGAGCACGTACCGACTGCGGAATTTCTTTCGTCTTGGCTCAAGCGGGTGGGATTGGTGCCGAACGGGTTGGGGTGCCCGTGTTGGCGCCCACTACCGAGGCGCTGTCAACGTCACTGCAGGTGCTCCGTTGGAGTTGTCGAGCGCGGGCGGCTACGAGCAGGTCGTGCGTGAGGATCATCCGTCGTCGTATTGGCGTTTGGGCGACGGCACGACCGCGGACGCGGCCGATGCCTCGACTGCGGGAACCTCGGTGGGTAAGAACCGGGTCGGTCAGTCGACGCTGACGGTTTCGGGGGCGATTGCCGGTGACCCGAATGGGGCGACGCAGTTCAACGCGTCGGCGTTCGATGTGGCGTCGGGGTTGGTGTCTGGGTCGTCGAGTATCGAGTTGTGGTTCAAGACCGCGAATCAGGGCGGCCTGATCATGGCGATGAAACCCGATGCTTCGCAGTTCGTGCCGTTGGCCTATGTCGGAACCGACAACAAGTTGCATGCCGGGTTCTGGCCGATGCCCCAGGTCGTCTCACCGGCAACGGTGACCGACAACCAGTGGCATCACCTCGTGATCTCCTCGGCGTCGACGTCGGTCACGGTGTTCCTCGACGCCGTGCCGATCGGAATGCAACACGGCGCGCCGAACATGTTGGAGATGACCGCAACCTATTTCGGTACGTCGTTGGAGACGGGGTGGCCCTACAGTCCTGGTGGTTGGCGCCCGTTGAACGGCGCGTTGGACGAGATCGCGATCTATCCGGGGGCTCTGAGTGGCGTGCAGGTCAAGACGCACTTCGACGCAGCCCGGATCGGTGTTGTCGACGCCCAGCCGCACCGGATCCGAGTGGACTTCCAAGACAAGGCGGGTACGGCCGCGTTGTCGCTTCGCCAGGGCACACCTGGCGCGACTGCGGCGTTGGCGAGTTCTCAGTTGAGCCCGCGTTACAACCTGGTGACCAGGACCATTGACCCCGACGGCAAGGTCACAGCGTCGCAGTATGGGGTACCCGAACTCGGGATGAAGACCGCCGACATCGTTGATCCGGCAGGGCTGAACCTACGCACCGAATACACCTACGAAGGCGCGTCGTCGGCGAACAAGGCGTTTCGCCGTCAGCTCACTCGAAAGCTCCCCGCCCTGGTCGGGACCTCGGTGACGCCGACGACCTACAGCTATTACTCCCAAGGCACGAACCCTGCCACCGCGGACAATCCGTGCACGGTGCCGGTGGAGGCGATTCCTCAAGGTGGCGCTCAATGGAAGAGCGTTGGTGTCGACCCCGACGGTGCGGGTTCTCAAACCGGCGAGGTGATCGAGTCGGTGTATTTCGGCGATGGCCTGGTCGCGGCGACGCGGCGGAGCGCGAACGGCACGACCGATCCGTGGACCTGCTACACCTATGACGGTCGCGGTCGTCCACTCACGGTGTCGTATCCGGCCTACGGTGGTGCGGTGGCACGTACTGTGACCTACAGCTATCGGGTCGATCCCGACGGTGCCGGGCCGTTGAGTTCAAGTGTGGCGTCGGTATCGGTGTCGGACGACTCGACAGGTTCGGGTATCTCGTCTCCGACGGTAACGACGACGGTCGACTGGTTGGGTCGCGTCGTTCGCTATCAGGACGCGCTCGGGGTGGTGACCACCACGACCTATGACCAGGCGAACCGGCCAACAACGGTCACGGCATCGAACGGATACGGGACGGTCGGCTACACCTATGACGCTGCGGGGCGCCTGGCAACCCAGACACTGGGAGGCAACGTCATCGCGCAGCCGACCTACAACGGTTCGAGTGGGATGATGACCTCGGTGTCGTACCCGTCGGGGGCGAACAAGGCCGGCAACGGAACCAGCGGGGCGTTCGGTTTCGATTCGCGAGGTCGCCCCAATGCGATGACCTGGACTGGGCCGTCGTCGACACTGTTGACCTCATCGGCGGTGACTCGCAGCGCTGGTGGGCGCATCGTGGACCAAACGATCGATGGTGTCGATCCGACGCCGGGCACGGACGCGTTCACCTATGACGCGGCGGGCCGCCTCACGATCGCCGGGCCGTCGGCGCCAAGCGGTGGTGGGTCGTCTCCGGGGCTGATTCCGCCGTCGGGGACGCGGGTGAAGGTGCAGCATTCCGGTCAGTGTTTGGACATTCGCAATATCAGTTCGAACAACGGTGAGTATGTCGACCAGTACGGTTGCTATACGTCGGGTGCGTTGAACCAGGTGTTCGATTTCCTCGATCTCGACGGCACCTGGTTCACGATGAAACCGAAGCATTCAGGGATGTGCATCGGGGTCCCGAACAACACCGCAGGTTCGTTTGTCCAACAGCAGACATGCAGCGGAGCGACCACCCAGAAGTGGAAGGCGGTGGCGGTCGGTAGCGGCTACCAGTTGGTGAATCAGTCGTCGAATCTGTGTGTGGAGGTTCCGGGGTCGTCGATGGCGTATCAGACGGCGACGAAGCAGAACACGTGTGGTACGTCGACGGACACGAACCAGATTTGGCAGTTCGTCGACCCGGCCACACACGCGACGGTCGCATTCCCGAGCACCGGTGGTGGGTCGTCTCCGGGGCTGATTCCGCCGTCGGGGACGCGGGTGAAGGTGCAGCATTCCGGTCAGTGTTTGGACATTCGTAATATCAGTTCGAACAACGGTGAGTATGTCGACCAGTACGGTTGTTTTACGTCGGGCGCGTTGAACCAGGTGTTCGACTTCGTGTCGTCGGATGGCACTTGGTTCACGATGAAACCGAAGCATTCGGGGATGTGCATCGGCGTGCCGAACAACACCGCAGGTTCGTTTGTGCAACAGCAGACGTGTAGTAGTGGTGCCGCGCAGCTGTGGAAGGCGGTGGGGGTCGGTAGCGGCTACCAGTTGGTGAATCAGTCGTCGAATTTGTGTGTGGAGGTTCCGGGGTCCTCGATGGCGTATCAGACGGCGACGAAGCAGAACACGTGTGGTACGTCGACGGACACGAACCAGATTTGGCAGTTCGTCGACCCGGCCACACACGCGACGGTCGCATTCCCGAGCACCGGTGGTGGGAGCGATGCTCAGGGCTACGACTTCACCTCCAACCAGTCGGGTTCGTGTGCGGTGCCGGCGTCGAACTCGGGCCGGAACGGGAACCGGGTGAACCATGTGGTTGGTTCGTTGTCGTTCGGGTCGTGTTATGACTGGGCGGACAAGCTGACGTCGACCACTGAGCCCGGGTTTACTGGGACGATCGGATACGACTCGCATGGCAACGCGACCACGATCGCCGGCGAAACCCATGGCTATGACGCGACGGATCGTCACCTTGGCACGGTGAAGGGTTCGACGACGGTGACGTATCGGCGTGATCCGTTGGATCGAATCGTTGTGCGTACCGAGGCGGTTTCGGGTGGTGCGACTACGACGACGCGTTATGGGTACGTGGCGGGTGGCGATAGCGGTCAGATGACGTTGTCGTCATCGAACACGTTGATTGAACGCACGATGGTGTTGCCCGGTGGGGTGATCTACACGAGCCGTGCGAGCGGTGATGTGTGGTCGTATCCGAACATTCACGGTGATGTCGCGGCGACTGCGACCAGTGCGGGTGTCAGAACCGGTGTGACGGTCGCGTACGACGCGTTCGGGAATGTCGCGGCTGGTGTGTTGGCGGACAATAGTGACGGGAACTTCGATTACGGCTGGCATGGTCAGGCTCAGCGTCCTGTGGAGCACGGTGTCGGGTTGGTGTCGGTGATCGAGATGGGTGCGCGCCAGTACATCCCTGCTTTGGGCCGATTTATCGAGAAGGACCCTGTTGAGGGTGGTGTCGACAACGACTACACCTACGTCAACGACCCCATCAACATGACCGACCTCACCGGCACCTTCGGTGTACCGAAGTGGGCGAAGAAGATGGTGAAGAAGTACCGCCATCAGATAATAAACGTTGCTACGGGAGTCGCTGCCGCAGTTGCGGTTGGAGCATGTGCTGGGCTCGTAGTATGCGGTCTGGCGTTGGCGGGAGTCGCTGCAGCTGGCACAGTCGCGCACTTGAGTTCGGATAGGTTGGCAAGAGATCCTGCCAGGAACTATACGGTACGCCGCGCTTTGGGCGAATCCGTGGTGTCCACCCTAACAGGCGGTACGTGCAGGGCCGTTCTGGGGAATGGATGCGGACTCGGAGCTATTAGGAATGGAATCGCCAGAAACTGGCAGGCAGTTGTTGTTGGGCTTGGTGGTGCGGCATCGGCATGGATGTTGAAATATCGAGGTAAGAGTAGGTGAACGAAGACCATGTAGCGGTCGTCCGATCTGGTGATGATACGATTCTTCGGTACCCGCGTTCCGGACTTGACGTTAGGATTAGTTCCGACAGGTCCAATCTGTGCTCGGACAAGTCCACTCTTAAAATGAAATCACCGTTCTTCACTAGCGACCGAAATCTTGGAATGCGTTCGGTCGATTTCAATTGGAATCTCGATGGTGACGAGGTCGGCAAACGCATCATTGATTTCTGGCCTCGCCCGAAAAGCCGATTCCTCCAGTTTGGCGCAGAAATATCTACCCAGTTCGCATCAGTAGTGTTTGTCCGGGGCGCTCGGCGATTGGTTAAAATCGGTGCATCCAATCAGATTTGGGAGATAGACGCCCTCACGCCACCGGAGGCGCTTTGGGTAACTGCATGCCTGATTTGTGAGAATGATAACCTCCACAAACTGCCGTTGCTGCCACTGGTAGATATCTTGAATCCGAGGCCTGGTCAGAGGGCACGTATCCCACGTTCCCCTTGGCGATATCAATGGCAATGGGGGTGAGTCCAAGTGGCGACAGGGCAACAGCAGACGTGTAGTAGTGGTGCCGCGCAGCTGTGGAAGGCGGTGGGGGTCGGTAGCGGCTACCAGTTGGTGAATCAGTCGTCGAATTTGTGTGTGGAGGTTCCGGGGTCCTCGATGGCGTATCAGACGGCGACGAAGCAGAACACGTGTGGTACGTCGACGGACACGAACCAGATTTGGCAGTTCGTCGACCCGGCCACACACGCGACGGTCGCATTCCCGAGCACCGGTGGTGGGAGCGATGCTCAGGGCTACGACTTCACCTCCAACCAGTCGGGTTCGTGTGCGGTGTCGGCGTCGAGCTCGGGCCGGAACGGGAACCGGGTGAACCATGTGGTTGGTTCGTTGTCGTTCGGGTCGTGTTATGACTGGGCGGACAAGCTGACGTCGACGACTGAGCCCGGGTTTACTGGGACGATCGGTTACGACTCGCATGGCAACGCGACCACGATCGCCGGCGAAACCCATGGCTATGACGCGACGGATCGTCACCTTGGCATGGTGAAGGGTTCGACGACGGTGACGTATCGGCGTGATCCGTTGGATCGAATCGTTGTGCGTACCGAGGCGGTTTCGGGTGGTGCGACTACGACGACGCGTTATGGGTACGTGGCGGGTGGCGATAGCGGTCAGATGACGTTGTCGTCATCGAACACGTTGATTGAACGCACGATGGTGTTGCCCGGTGGGGTGATCTACACGAGCCGTGCGAGCGGTGATGTGTGGTCGTATCCGAACATTCACGGTGATGTCGCGGCGACTGCGACCAGTGCGGGTGTCAGAACCGGTGTGACGGTCGCGTACGACGCGTTCGGGAATGTCGCGGCTGGTGTGTTGGCGGACAATAGCGACGGGAACTTCGATTACGGCTGGCATGGTCAGGCTCAGCGTCCTGTGGAGCACGGTGTCGGGTTGGTGTCGGTGATCGAGATGGGTGCCCGCCAGTACATTCCTGCTCTGGGCCGATTTATCGAGAAGGACCCTGTTGAGGGCGGTGTCGACAACGACTACACCTACGTCAACGACCCCATCAACATGACCGACCTCACCGGCACCATCGGTGTACCGAAGTGGGCGAAGAAGATTGTAAAGAAATCTGTCAAACTGGCGCGGGCAGCAAGGAATGCTCCCGCGTCGGTCGTTGGATTCGCTGTCGCAAAACGTGGTGGAGGATCGTGCTCTGTAGATCGCGCTGAGCTAACCATCATATGCACTGGGGTGAAGCGGGGTGCGTTCAATCCACGCGACGCGATCACCTATGGAAACGTAATCATTTCTAAGGAGACCTTGAACAGCGGCCAGATTCGTCACGAGATGGCACATGTGAACCAGCAGGCAT belongs to Microthrixaceae bacterium and includes:
- a CDS encoding RICIN domain-containing protein gives rise to the protein MELSSAGGYEQVVREDHPSSYWRLGDGTTADAADASTAGTSVGKNRVGQSTLTVSGAIAGDPNGATQFNASAFDVASGLVSGSSSIELWFKTANQGGLIMAMKPDASQFVPLAYVGTDNKLHAGFWPMPQVVSPATVTDNQWHHLVISSASTSVTVFLDAVPIGMQHGAPNMLEMTATYFGTSLETGWPYSPGGWRPLNGALDEIAIYPGALSGVQVKTHFDAARIGVVDAQPHRIRVDFQDKAGTAALSLRQGTPGATAALASSQLSPRYNLVTRTIDPDGKVTASQYGVPELGMKTADIVDPAGLNLRTEYTYEGASSANKAFRRQLTRKLPALVGTSVTPTTYSYYSQGTNPATADNPCTVPVEAIPQGGAQWKSVGVDPDGAGSQTGEVIESVYFGDGLVAATRRSANGTTDPWTCYTYDGRGRPLTVSYPAYGGAVARTVTYSYRVDPDGAGPLSSSVASVSVSDDSTGSGISSPTVTTTVDWLGRVVRYQDALGVVTTTTYDQANRPTTVTASNGYGTVGYTYDAAGRLATQTLGGNVIAQPTYNGSSGMMTSVSYPSGANKAGNGTSGAFGFDSRGRPNAMTWTGPSSTLLTSSAVTRSAGGRIVDQTIDGVDPTPGTDAFTYDAAGRLTIAGPSAPSGGGSSPGLIPPSGTRVKVQHSGQCLDIRNISSNNGEYVDQYGCYTSGALNQVFDFLDLDGTWFTMKPKHSGMCIGVPNNTAGSFVQQQTCSGATTQKWKAVAVGSGYQLVNQSSNLCVEVPGSSMAYQTATKQNTCGTSTDTNQIWQFVDPATHATVAFPSTGGGSSPGLIPPSGTRVKVQHSGQCLDIRNISSNNGEYVDQYGCFTSGALNQVFDFVSSDGTWFTMKPKHSGMCIGVPNNTAGSFVQQQTCSSGAAQLWKAVGVGSGYQLVNQSSNLCVEVPGSSMAYQTATKQNTCGTSTDTNQIWQFVDPATHATVAFPSTGGGSDAQGYDFTSNQSGSCAVPASNSGRNGNRVNHVVGSLSFGSCYDWADKLTSTTEPGFTGTIGYDSHGNATTIAGETHGYDATDRHLGTVKGSTTVTYRRDPLDRIVVRTEAVSGGATTTTRYGYVAGGDSGQMTLSSSNTLIERTMVLPGGVIYTSRASGDVWSYPNIHGDVAATATSAGVRTGVTVAYDAFGNVAAGVLADNSDGNFDYGWHGQAQRPVEHGVGLVSVIEMGARQYIPALGRFIEKDPVEGGVDNDYTYVNDPINMTDLTGTFGVPKWAKKMVKKYRHQIINVATGVAAAVAVGACAGLVVCGLALAGVAAAGTVAHLSSDRLARDPARNYTVRRALGESVVSTLTGGTCRAVLGNGCGLGAIRNGIARNWQAVVVGLGGAASAWMLKYRGKSR